The window cctcgtcgtcgacgggaacatctcctcccactgaaagcgcatcgccgaaaatcctgaaataaatccagtaataatgcgagcaccaggatttgaaccctggtgggttggggataccactgtccacctaaccaactcaaccacaggttgattcgccctATAGATCATAGTTGGGCGATCGTGATCGAGTGGCTTCCAGATCGTTCACATATGTAACCAGAAATCCGTAATTTACCAATTAACTTTCTCAAAATTTAAAACACGTCTGAACAACTAGTCTTGTCTTCTTCTCCGGTCATCTTTCGGCTCTCTCTAAAACAATGCAGCACACCTCAACTCCGTAAAATGATCCGAGGGCTGTTCTCGTGATTTTACTTTTTGAAAAATGCCATAGATTTTGAAAATGGAACTTTCAAAAAACCGCTTTAGGGAAACTTTGAACTTTCATAAATTTAAGCTTGGACAAATGTTGAACCTCCAAAATTTAAATCTCTGATGAACTTGAATGAGATTGAGGGGCTAGAGCATGCAGATCTTGTTTCATGGGATAAGGCCAACAAAGTGGTCACAATGTCACATGGTGTGTGAGCCCGCCCTGCATTTTGTCTCATCACTTGCTGTCGGACCGCGGCCATGGAGACGAGACGAGACGAGCGTCTCTTGTATGTATATTTACGTGCCGCCATCGTCCTCTCCTCCCTACCTACCACCCATCACGCACACCACGAGTCCAAAATCTAGACGCATGGGGCACGAGATGGTGGCGTCCAACGGCACCggcaacggcggcggccggaggacgGCGACGAAGCCGCACGCCGTGGTGATCGCGTACCCGTACCAGGGCCACGTCATCCCCGCCGCGCACCTCGCGCTGCGCCTCGCCGCGCGCGGCTTCGCCGTCACCTTCGTCAACACCGAGTCCGTGCACGAGCAGACCGCGCGCGCCCTCGGCGTCGACCGCCACCGCTACGACATCTTCGCCGGCGCGCGCGCCTCGTCGGAGGGGAAAGAGCCGCTGGACGTGCGGTACGAGCTGCTCAGCGACGGCTTCCCGCTGGGCTTCGACCGGTCGCTCAACCACGACCAGTTCAAGGAGGGCGAGCTGCACGTGCTCGCCGCGCACGTCGAGGACCTGCTCCGCCGCGTCGTCGTCGACCCGGCCTCCACCTGCCTCGTCGCCGACACCTTCTTCGTCTGGCCGGCGACGCTGGCCAGGAAGCTCGGCGTGCCCTACGTGTCCTTCTGGACCGAGCCGGCCCTCATCTTCAACCTCTACTACCACATGGACCTGCTCGCCGAGCACGGCCACTTCAACTCCTCCAAGGGCCCGCCGCGGAAGGACACCATCACGTACGTCCCCGGCGTGCCGGCGATCGAGCCGCACGAGCTCATGTCCTACCTGCAGGACACGGACACCACCAGCGTCGTGCACCGCATCATCTTCAATGCCTTCGACGAGGCCCGGCGCGCCGACTACGTGCTCTGCAACACCGTGGAGGAGCTGGAGCCGTCCACCGTCGCCGCGCTGCGCGCCGAGAAGCCCTTCTACGCCGTCGGCCCCATCGGCTTCCCGCGCGgcggcgccgcc is drawn from Triticum dicoccoides isolate Atlit2015 ecotype Zavitan chromosome 4A, WEW_v2.0, whole genome shotgun sequence and contains these coding sequences:
- the LOC119288329 gene encoding UDP-glycosyltransferase 86A1-like, whose translation is MYIYVPPSSSPPYLPPITHTTSPKSRRMGHEMVASNGTGNGGGRRTATKPHAVVIAYPYQGHVIPAAHLALRLAARGFAVTFVNTESVHEQTARALGVDRHRYDIFAGARASSEGKEPLDVRYELLSDGFPLGFDRSLNHDQFKEGELHVLAAHVEDLLRRVVVDPASTCLVADTFFVWPATLARKLGVPYVSFWTEPALIFNLYYHMDLLAEHGHFNSSKGPPRKDTITYVPGVPAIEPHELMSYLQDTDTTSVVHRIIFNAFDEARRADYVLCNTVEELEPSTVAALRAEKPFYAVGPIGFPRGGAAGGGVATSMWAESDCSQWLDAQPPGSVLYVSFGSYAHVTRQELHDIAAGVLASGARFLWAMRPDIVSSDDPDPLPEGFAAASAGRGLVVPWCCQVEVLAHAALGGFLTHCGWNSVLESVWAGVPMLCFPLLTDQFTNRRLVVREWRVGVPIGDRGKVFPDEVSARIQGVISGQEGQQLRQALKKVTAKLKAAAAPGGSSQRSFDDFVDELTHRCGGGRRTLMT